ATGCTTGACTGGGTTACGTACTACGCCATTCCGTATGTTCTGGTTCTTACAAAGGCAGACAAGCTTTCAAAGAGCCGCCAACAGCAATCGAAGAAATCAATAAGCGAAGAAGTCGCTGCATGGGGAAGACCACCGGTTTTCCCCGTGTCCGCAGAGAATCGTCAAGGTATAGAAGAGCTGCTCAAAACTCTTTTGCAGTAACAGAGTTTTTCCTGTTTGAAGGACCAATGCAATTCTTTGTATTGGTCCTTCTTCATTTTCTCAGGCCGTCCGGGGTGGTTACATTGATGAGGGCAGCCAGACTTCTGTTCAAGCGGATCTTACGCATAGAAAATCCAGAAACTCACGGAAGGGTCAATTCTCTGTCCCAAACATGAAACCCGAAACGCACGAATCGCTTCCATGCTCGGCATTTGCAGCGCCCTTTACTATTCATCAAGACTGTATTCGTGCTTCAGCTCTTGAAGGAAACAAGCCCGACTTCCGCTGAAGGATATTGCAGGTTGATCAGCCAGTTCCAGATGGCGTAATTTGGAATCTCACACCTGTTGAGGGTCTTGTCATACTATTCCCAAGTCCTAAGTGAGGCTCTTGCTAATAAAATCTCTGAATTTCCCGGCGCTTTCTCGCGGTTTCAATTCCAGCGTCTCCTGAACGGTCTCGTAGAGGCCGAATTTCATTGAGTAGCCTTCCTTCCATTCGAAATTATCCATCAAAGACCAGTACATGTACCCGAAAACACGCGCCCCCTTCTCCATTGCATTTCTTACCCCTGTAAGTGCACGTTCTATGTACTCCCATCTCCTGGTGTCTGATGCATCGGCGATTCCGTTTTCCGTTATGATTATCGGTAACTGATAGCGCTTATACGCTTTCAGGACAACGTCTTCAATTCCCTGCGGGAAGAACTCGTATCCCATCTCCGTTTTTTCGAATTCATCTCCCACAGCGATTTTAGGAAGGGGTTTCGAATACTTGACAAAAATGCGAGTATAGTAGTTGATCCCGATAAAATCAAGCTTCGATGAAATCTCTGGAGTTGCCTCTCCATTTCCCAATGGCTTGACCAGCTTCCCCTTAAGCAGACTATCCAGGTAACTATAGTTGTAGACTCTGTCCAGATAGTTCGATACTAATCTGTCGCCGGGATGAAGCTTTCTCAGGGGGAAGAAAGGCATCATGTTTATTGCCGCGCCGACCATTGACGTAGGATAAAACTCCTTTATCGCATCATAGGCCTCGCTATGAACGAACAGAAGGTTGGAAAGAACCTTCATCGCCCTGCCCATGTCTTTGATTTCGGGAGGCCATTCTCCCATGAGGTAAGACATTACCGCATAAACGTTCGGTTCGTTCACGGTTACCCAGAAGTGGATAAATCGTCCCATATATTCAACAATCTTTGAAACGAAACGCCTGAAATATCGAAGGTTCTCCCTGTTTTCCCAGCCTCCCATATCCGAAAACCATTGAGGAAGCACGAAGTGATTGAGAGTCAAGATCGGCTGTATTCCATTCTCTATTAGAGCTTTGCAGAAGTCTCTGTATCTTTCGAGAGCACTCTCTTCGAATCTGTTGGCCTTCGGCTCAATTCTTGCCCATTCAACTGAGAATCTGTATGCCTTAACGCCGAGATGCTTAACGGCCTCGATGTCTCGATCTAGATTCTCCCAGCTTCCACAGGCAATATCGGAAGTATCACCGTTCTTCACCTTTCCCTGGTGTTCCCAGGTGTACCAGTCGGAGAAGACATTGTTGCCTTCTATTTGATGACCGGCCGTTGCAACGCCCCAAATAAAACCATCTGGAAAAGAAAGCATATTCGAACCCTCCCGAGTTTGTTTTTGTCCGTTCCTCACAATTATAATCGTGAAAGGAAGCAAAGCCAATACGAGCGAAAGGATGAGGTAGAAGAGATGAAGATTTCTGTGGTAGGCAATGTGAATATTGATCTGAGCGCCTTCATAATCAACAGCGGCAACAGTGAAGAGAATAGAGTCAGAGAGATAATGTTTTCGGTCGGAGGAAGTGCAGCAAATACGGCGATTATGCTCAACAGACTGAGAAAGAATGTCCACTTGCAGGGGGCGGTTGGAAAAGATCAATTCGGAGAGATGGCAATCGAAAGTCTGAAGAGAGAAGGGGTGGACACAGAGCATCTCTCCAGGTTGGAAGGAAGGACGGGATTCTGCTTTTCTGCAGTGTCTACCGATGGGCAGAGGCACCTCTTTACATATAGAGGCGTGAATGAAGCGAACTATTCGATAGATGAATCATCCGACTTCTACCACTTCGGAGGAATAAGGCCCGATCAGATTGAAAGACTTATAAAAAATCTTCGAAGGCCGAGATTCTCTTATAACCCCGGAGGAATAGTGTCTTTCGAAAGAGGCCCTCAGGTGGCCGAAATCGCTGCTCAGAGCGAAATTCTCTTCGTAAATGAGAGCGAATGGCGCTATCTAGAGAAGTTAATGACTGTAAAACCGCTGATTATTGTAACGCTGGGAGCTGAAGGAGCGAGAATTGAAAACGGTCCACTCGTCGATGCTTTTGAAGTGAAGGTAGTTGATACGACGGGAGCGGGAGATGCCTTCAACGCAGGCTTCTTACATGGGTATCTCGCTGATAGAAAAGTGAGCAACTGCCTGCAGATCGGGAATCTGCTTGCGGCTCTCGTTGTATCGAGGCAGGGAGCCAGTCCGGGCTTCATATACAACGATGTACAACGTCTTGCCCGTATATACAATGTATCGTTGTAGGAGTAGCAAGATACATGGTACATTGTGCGCAAATAATATACACTGTACATAGTGCCCAACACGAATAATAGTACCGATATTGATAATATTTTGCGTGATGAGTATATACAAAGTAATAGTAGTATACTAAGTCACTTGTGAAAGAACCAGCTTATATGATAGTATATTTGCAGAGGTGATATCATGCCAGCACAGATTGCATCGGTGGATGTTGTTAGAATACTGGGTAAGCTCAGTGATGACGGCGGCGAACAGTCCAGTAGAAACAGGTTTATAAAGGAGTACCTCTCAAAATACAAGTCCCCTGAGTCAATAATAAACGATATCGAAGGGCTTCTCGACGCATATCCCACTTTTGAAGGTGATTCGGAGAGCCTTGCGAGAGCCTTTGCCGATCTAGTAAATAGGCTTGCAGAGATTTCGGGTTTCTCGGTTGATTACGTAAAGTACTCTGGAAGAGACAAGATCACAGGAGTCTGGAAAGTTGGAGAAGACGTTCAGATTAGGGTCGCGGCGATTATCTGCACAAGTTTCGAGGAGGCCAAGGGTGTCGCGAGAAATGCCTTGCTGATTCTGCCTGAAGCAATCGATCTCGGGAGGCCTTTCGTCACTGTTGAACGCCTTGGAAAGCTATTCTCAATGATAGAACAGATAGAGCTTCCGGTGAGTTCGATAGCGTCGATACTCGTTACAGACGATAATTACGACAAGAGGATTTCTTCTTTTATGGAACTCATGTTTCTCGCTTTCAAAAAGGAACTCGCTCGAAAGCCTCAAATGTCACTCCAAAAGGAATGGACTAAAGACGAACTGCAGGATTTCATTATGCAGCGGTTGAAGCTTCCCACGATAGGGATGCTATTTTCCCTGCTCGATTCTCCCATGGTAGGAGAAGAACTCGTGGAGAATATAAACGAATTTCTTAAGGAAAATGAAAGTGAACTCGTGAAGGGACCTATGGCGCTTGGGGCAATTATGGGTGCCCTTTCAAAACACTATTCCGGTATCAAAGAAGAGCTTGTATTGAGAGAGGGAAAGAAGTACAGTCTGGCAGAAAAATACAGACCTGTGATCTCGGAAATCAAAACACGCTTCGAAAGCGGAAAACAGACAGTAACTCGATAAACGGCTCATAGCGCTAGTTTCTTGCCGCGACAATATAATTAGACATCACATATAGAAAAAAATGCAATACCGGGCAATTTCCGAGGTCGGGCTTCGTAACTCTTATTAGATGAGGCATTCAGAGTCAATACTGTGAAGCAGGCTGTGTTATAATACGAAATATGAGTCATAATGACTATTATGACTCATATTTACAATAATCTGGGGGTTGATTATGAATTTCAACGAATCCATTGAGAGGTTCAAGGAGAACATGGAGTTTGTCAGGAATATGTCTTCCAATACTATTGGCGCATATCTTTCCGATCTCCGCCATTTCGAATGCTTCCTCAGCAATCACGATGTCGACTACACCGAAGTGAAGAGAAGAGACATCGAGCTGTTCGTGAAAGAGTATTCGCAGGGGAAGTATTCCAAAAAGAGGCCTTCGGCAACAACTGTAGCGAGAAATCTTTCTACAATCAGATCCTTTTACACGTTCCTATACATTAGCGGAATAGTGGGCAAGGTTCCTACTGAACTTATAAAGAATCCCAAGACGCGGCGCAGGATCCCAGACTATATTAGCCATGATGAAGTCATGGAGATTCTCTCCTCTTTCAGGGAAACGAATCTCGGTAAGAGGAATAGAGCCATTGTAGCAACGATGTACTTCTGCGGGCTGAGGGTCAGTGAAGTATGTAAGCTCAGACTTGGCGATCTGCGTCTGGGAAGCTCTCCCGCAGTCAGGGTTATGAGTGGAAAGGGAAACCGTGACAGGGAGGTCCCGATGAATGACCAGGTTCTTTCCATCTTGAGAGATTATCTCTCAATAAGAAAGGACTTTCCTGTTGATGAGTTCGAAGATCACGTCTTCGTTGGAACTCGTGGGGAGCCAATGGCAAGAAACGTAATTCCCAAAGTGCTAAATACACAAGTAAAAGTAGTATATCCAGACAAAAGAATTCATCCTCATTTATTCAGGCATAGTTTTGCAACACAACTCTTACAAAAAGGTGCAAGTATAAAAACTGTACAAGAATTATTAGGTCATGCAAATTTATCTACTACAAGTATATACTTACATATTACTGATAGAGAGAAACGAGCGGCGGTACAATTGTTATCAGATTAATGTACAAGTATAAATTGCGGAGATTCTAAATGATTGATATACACAATCACACAACTTTTTCAGACGGAAGGAATTCTGTGGAGCAGGTAATACGGTCAGCAGTAGAAGCAGGACTACGGGTCATAGGTATTTCTGATCATTTCGATCCCTATGTCTGTCAGGAAGTCTGTCTCCAAGCTGAACAGATCATCGGCTATCTGAAGGAAATAAGACGTTTCGAAGGAGAATTTCCAATCAAAATCCTTGCGGGTCTTGAACTCGGGCTGCAGTCTGAAGGAATTCTCTGGCCCGGGGAGGAGATGGATTACTACATCTACTCAGTTCACACTGTCCCTGGTAAGCCTGATCTGAAGAGTCTCGAAGACCCGTGGGAGATCTACCTTAAAGAAGCTATTCTAGCCGTCGATCTCATAGATAGGCCGGGCTTCTTTGGACACCTGGATTTTTTGAGGAGACACATTCCGCATGGAAGGCCGCCGAAACCCGGACCCCTGATTGATCGTCTTCTCATGAAGTTGGCTTCGAATCATGTTGGACTAGAAGTGAACACTTCAGGCTGGATGTATGGACTTGGAGATCCATCGCCCCAGTCGTGGGTAATAGAAAGGTATCTCGAACTGGGTGGCAATCTATTGACAATAGGATCTGACTCTCACAGAGCATTGCAGGTCGGTAAATACAGCGATCAAGCCGTTTCATTGTTAAGGGGAATTGGAGTGGAAGAGGTATTCTATTGCGAGAAAGGCAGTTACGTACCTTTCAGCATACTGGGGGAAGAATGACTGAAGAAAAGTTTTCTGGGTTTTCCAGCGAGACGCTTTCGTTTTTGATTGATTTGGGAATTAATAACAACCGCTCATGGATGGAAAGGAACAGGGATCGGTATCGTCGAGTCTTGCTTGAACCATTCAGGAGCCTCGTAAAAAGCATCGGGCCTTTTATGGAGGATCTAGATCCATTCATCGAGATCAGCCCTCAAGTTGGAAAGACGATAAGCAGAATCAACAGGGACGCGAGGCGGAACAAGGGGAAGACTCCATACAGAACCAATATGTGGTTCACCTTCAGGGTTCCCGTTCCAGATTGGAAGGACTCCCCGGGCTTCTTTTTTGAGCTCTTTCCCGACTGGTACAGATACGGAATGGGTTTTTACCTACCTTCGCGCGAGACGATGGCCAAGCTTCACGAAGAGATCCAGACGAATCCCAAAAGGTTTGTTGACAAAACCAGAATCCTTAGGGAGAGCGACTTTTCAGTGTTCGGAGAGAAGTATAAGAGAAGAAGAAAGAGAGACGATGTTCCGACAGAGTTGCTGGAGTGGTTCCAGTACAGAGATTTCTATATAGCCGCCAATCGTGAGGCCGATGAAGTACTGCTTTCTTCGGCGCTTGTGGAGCATCTGAGGATCGCGTTCTCCTCACTCTCAGAGCTGTATGAGTATTTCTGGGAGCTAAAGATGAGAGAAGGCGGAGACTTGCCTTAGACAATAGGATCTAGAGACTATCGCAGAGATGCTTGACGATTCTCTGTGAGGCCTTGCCGTCCCCAAAGGGATTTGTTGCTCTCGCCATCCGGGAGTATTCCTGCGGATCGCTTAGAAGTCTGACCGTCTCGCCGAATACTGCTTTTCTTTCGGTTCCTACAAGTCTTGCAGTTCCTGCCTGGATTGCTTCAGGTCTTTCAGTCGTGCGCCTAAGAACGAGGGTAGGCTTTCCAAGTGCGGGGGCCTCTTCCTGTATTCCGCCAGAATCGGTAAGTATCAGCTTTGATTTCTCCATGAGCGATACGAATGGTAGATAGTCTAGAGGGTCGGTCAAAACGATTCTCTCGTGTTTCTCCAGCTCCGGAAATACAATCTCTCTAACGGCGGGGTTGAGATGAACCGGGAAGACGACTTTCAAATTCGGGAATTCGATAAGAACATCCTTAATGGCCTTCATGACCTCTCGCATCGGCTCGCCCCAATTCTCCCTTCTGTGCATCGTTACGAGAATGTACTCATCTCCCTCTACACCTAGGGCCTCCCTGTAGCCGGAAGTTAGTTTGGACTTGTTATCGGTCACCCAAAGCAATGCATCGATCACGGTGTTGCCTGTCACAAGCAAATGGTCCTCCCGAATGCCCTCATTCATCAAGTTCCTCTTTGCAGTTTCAGTGGGAGGGTAGTGAAAGGTAGAGATCACTCCATTCAGCCTCCGATTGATTTCTTCGGGGAATGGATCATAAACATTTTCGGTCCTGAGTCCGGCCTCGACGTGACCCACCGGAACTTTGTGGTAGAAAGAAACCAGCGCGCCGGCGAATGTCGATGTCGTGTCGCCCTGGACGAGAGTCGTACGGAAATCATTCTCCGAGTAGATCTCATCAAGCTTGTCGATCAGCCTGGAAGTGAGATTCGCCAGAGACTGTCTCTGGCGCATGATGTTCAGATCGAAATCCGGTTCTATGCCGAAAAGAGAGAGAACCTGATCAAGCATCTCTCTGTGCTGCGCAGTAGCAATAACGACAGGCTTAAGAGGTGAATTCCTGAGGGCGAGGTATACGGGAGCCATCTTCACCGCCTCGGGTCTGGTCCCAAAAATCAGAGCGACCTTTTTCATTTTCATCAGCTTTCAGGCCTTCCCCCCTATAACATTCGTAAGCGCCATTTCAGTATATCATAGTTCTCTTTTCTGCTTATTTCAAGAGATCTCGACAAGGATCGACTTTCTCTCGCATCCTCCGTGTATTATAATCTTTTGTGGAGGTCTCTATGACGGCAAGCACAGCAAGAAGCACGGCTCTCTTTGCTATAGCAACCATGTTATCAAGGATAACGGGTCTCGCCAGAGACTCTCTATTTGCAAACTACTTCGGTACGTCAGCTCAGTATGATGCCTATCTTGTTGCAATCATGATCCCCTTCTTTCTAAGGAAGATCTTTGCCGATGGAGCTATGACGATGGCCTTTGTTCCTCTCTTCAACGAAAAGCTTAAGAACTCCGCTAAGAGGGCTTTTATATTTGCCTCAACAGTGCTGGTATTCGTTTTAATCGTTTCCGGATCGATTTCGGCGGGGGGGATGGTTTTCTCCGAAGGGGTTGCCTCAGTCTTCGCCGGCGGCTTCGATGAGGCTGCTCTTGAGCTGACATCAAGACTCATCAGAATCTCCTTCCCCTTTATTATCCTTGTTTCTCTATGGGCTGTCTACTGCGGAGTCCTGAATAGTCTCGATGCCTTCTTCATCGCGGCGATAACTCCCATGTTCATCAACCTTTCGACGATTGCGGGTATTCTGCTTTCAGCCAGGTTTTCTCCTCCGATCCTTGGACCCACTATTGGCTTTCTGGCT
This portion of the Mesotoga infera genome encodes:
- a CDS encoding glycosyl hydrolase family protein; protein product: MLSFPDGFIWGVATAGHQIEGNNVFSDWYTWEHQGKVKNGDTSDIACGSWENLDRDIEAVKHLGVKAYRFSVEWARIEPKANRFEESALERYRDFCKALIENGIQPILTLNHFVLPQWFSDMGGWENRENLRYFRRFVSKIVEYMGRFIHFWVTVNEPNVYAVMSYLMGEWPPEIKDMGRAMKVLSNLLFVHSEAYDAIKEFYPTSMVGAAINMMPFFPLRKLHPGDRLVSNYLDRVYNYSYLDSLLKGKLVKPLGNGEATPEISSKLDFIGINYYTRIFVKYSKPLPKIAVGDEFEKTEMGYEFFPQGIEDVVLKAYKRYQLPIIITENGIADASDTRRWEYIERALTGVRNAMEKGARVFGYMYWSLMDNFEWKEGYSMKFGLYETVQETLELKPRESAGKFRDFISKSLT
- a CDS encoding carbohydrate kinase — protein: MKISVVGNVNIDLSAFIINSGNSEENRVREIMFSVGGSAANTAIMLNRLRKNVHLQGAVGKDQFGEMAIESLKREGVDTEHLSRLEGRTGFCFSAVSTDGQRHLFTYRGVNEANYSIDESSDFYHFGGIRPDQIERLIKNLRRPRFSYNPGGIVSFERGPQVAEIAAQSEILFVNESEWRYLEKLMTVKPLIIVTLGAEGARIENGPLVDAFEVKVVDTTGAGDAFNAGFLHGYLADRKVSNCLQIGNLLAALVVSRQGASPGFIYNDVQRLARIYNVSL
- a CDS encoding integrase: MNFNESIERFKENMEFVRNMSSNTIGAYLSDLRHFECFLSNHDVDYTEVKRRDIELFVKEYSQGKYSKKRPSATTVARNLSTIRSFYTFLYISGIVGKVPTELIKNPKTRRRIPDYISHDEVMEILSSFRETNLGKRNRAIVATMYFCGLRVSEVCKLRLGDLRLGSSPAVRVMSGKGNRDREVPMNDQVLSILRDYLSIRKDFPVDEFEDHVFVGTRGEPMARNVIPKVLNTQVKVVYPDKRIHPHLFRHSFATQLLQKGASIKTVQELLGHANLSTTSIYLHITDREKRAAVQLLSD
- a CDS encoding PHP domain-containing protein, with the translated sequence MIDIHNHTTFSDGRNSVEQVIRSAVEAGLRVIGISDHFDPYVCQEVCLQAEQIIGYLKEIRRFEGEFPIKILAGLELGLQSEGILWPGEEMDYYIYSVHTVPGKPDLKSLEDPWEIYLKEAILAVDLIDRPGFFGHLDFLRRHIPHGRPPKPGPLIDRLLMKLASNHVGLEVNTSGWMYGLGDPSPQSWVIERYLELGGNLLTIGSDSHRALQVGKYSDQAVSLLRGIGVEEVFYCEKGSYVPFSILGEE
- a CDS encoding DUF2461 domain-containing protein; this translates as MTEEKFSGFSSETLSFLIDLGINNNRSWMERNRDRYRRVLLEPFRSLVKSIGPFMEDLDPFIEISPQVGKTISRINRDARRNKGKTPYRTNMWFTFRVPVPDWKDSPGFFFELFPDWYRYGMGFYLPSRETMAKLHEEIQTNPKRFVDKTRILRESDFSVFGEKYKRRRKRDDVPTELLEWFQYRDFYIAANREADEVLLSSALVEHLRIAFSSLSELYEYFWELKMREGGDLP
- a CDS encoding UDP-N-acetylglucosamine 2-epimerase (non-hydrolyzing); the encoded protein is MKMKKVALIFGTRPEAVKMAPVYLALRNSPLKPVVIATAQHREMLDQVLSLFGIEPDFDLNIMRQRQSLANLTSRLIDKLDEIYSENDFRTTLVQGDTTSTFAGALVSFYHKVPVGHVEAGLRTENVYDPFPEEINRRLNGVISTFHYPPTETAKRNLMNEGIREDHLLVTGNTVIDALLWVTDNKSKLTSGYREALGVEGDEYILVTMHRRENWGEPMREVMKAIKDVLIEFPNLKVVFPVHLNPAVREIVFPELEKHERIVLTDPLDYLPFVSLMEKSKLILTDSGGIQEEAPALGKPTLVLRRTTERPEAIQAGTARLVGTERKAVFGETVRLLSDPQEYSRMARATNPFGDGKASQRIVKHLCDSL